The Papaver somniferum cultivar HN1 chromosome 6, ASM357369v1, whole genome shotgun sequence genome segment ctgcacagaaaagcaaggtaaagaaaaacaacggcaattaacaggaaagacaatggagaaaatgaagaaactaaacaacaacaatcagataacagtgcaagtgaaccaaggcctaagccaagggcaagggagatggtgaaactgaaatggtgacaatgcaaggccaagggaagaatacaggcaaacaaaaatggaatggcaagataatcagcttgctatgagcactgatttcttccattgcacaaccagcacattgcatcctaagcatacaaaaggaatggcaagataatcagcttgctatgagcactgatttcttccattactcaatcagttcaatgcttcaaaggtaactagcctagcataccatcacttcatgataatgaattgaaacacagtgagcatttaaactaacaaaggcacattaaacagagtaaacacttaacatgattaacattaacaggaacataacaggaaattaaaagtatgcatatcaacaggaacataacaatcatgaacataaatgaaattgaactgaaattaaaaacattaacaggacatgaaagtcctggatgctggctattccaagcatggtctttacatcacacccacaaggctatttatagtccacaacacaattagggttctaccaaaaacaattcccaaattaaaaacagtagactagggtttgatttctttacctaatttgatgtagcaacatcaaattgaactcgacccattcttctatttgtcctcctctacctctccatgccttcaatttcactctagcttcacctaattttctaccatgtctatcaatgctttttctctattttcaaaaccctagactaggggaaaacagtgaaaagaagtgagaggcatgttagagtgatagGGGTTTCAATGTTGAGCAGGTGGGGAGTTGGTGGTAGCGGACATGGAGGTAcggcggtggtggcagtggagttggttctgcaaacagggaggtgatggaggagaggggctcgactgttttgggaagaaggggggtgtttggttaggtggtaaggttcggttgctagggtgttaggcggcttcatcaaattggaagaacagcgaggatgagccgtgggatgtggagctggtaggtagatcggacggtgatgcggaggcaagcgaggagcgaccgtcggatgaagggatacaacgaaacgaacggtgctagattaggttaggtgctgtagtgtaaggcggggatatcaaactttgatgaacatcaagggagcaaccgttggattcaactaccatctaatctgaaggcttggaatttcagcgttgtggtgcttggcagagacttcagattttgatgctctatgaaggagcgaccatcggatgcttctgagaactgatctgatggctgagaacggaggcgtttttgtgtgtagaaaatgaggttgtgcgcaccattcttcgcggcttccttgcgtgatttctcccggcttttcactacttttctgctctttttgctccgcgactcatccgaactttatttattacctaaaaatgcaaaattaattaataaaaatatttattcttgaaaacaatgaaaatacagaatatgggataaaatgtagaattaatgcacaaaagatgagttaaaatgccaacaaaaagggataaatatatacattatttggcactcatcacatacTAGTCGCCGCCTCGGTTATCATACGACTctggaacgactggggacttaggAATGATTGGGGACTTTTCACAGTCACGGCACCGCAGCCCACAAAAACTTAGATTTGCATCCGGGAGATCCATTTTGTTGAGAGACTCTAAAAAGCAAGTAAGTCTCATCAGACGAGTTGCATGTTCTACTACCTAGAATTTTCACATAGATGGTAGAAACCGACAGCCATGCTATCcctatgtttcatcccatgctttctactgacaacacaacattcaaaactccatgactctcctggggtatttatgccacatatagtcatgaccaaaaacaacattattctaaaaacaattcattccaaaagaataatccaaaaccctcataggtaacaattatctatcaacccaAGAATCCAGAAaaacaaaccataaactaggcgctttgttcgcctttcaaaaaaaaatcctaaataaagaagttcagaagacaggagtacattcaaggaaaaccatctagtaatggcttgctATTCTTGGATAAAGCCTCCTTCTTGCTTTCGTGAGCTGCCCGTTTCATCTTCAACTCCGTGGAAAACCTTTCGATTTCCACCTCCTGTTGTGCGACCTCATCCGCGAGAGGGCCTTTGTTATGATTCAATAAGGTAGAGATGATTAACACATAGCAGTAACCTTCTCTTCCAAAAGGATGAGCCTGAGTTTGAATATTTCTTTCTTACCAATTTAATATAATGATTGGTTTATAAATACAACTCACTCACCAATACTTACTTACTCCCTTGGCCAATCAGAAAACAACTAATGCCACTTAACCTAATGGTTTATAAGACGCAAATAACCTTGGataaactaataaaatactaaCAATATCCTCTGCCAGACTAGACTTGTTGCGGCAAGCCCATAATCTAAGGTTTGAACCATTGCAGGTACATAACAATACCCTCTCATTTTaagcatccttgtcctcaaggatgaaattagggaattgaGCTTGAATGTGAGACCTATCCTCCCAAGTCGCATCTTCAGGTGGGGAACTTGACCACTGTATTAAAAGCTGAGAGATAGCATTACATGCACGCATGGTGATTATGGTATCCAGCACTGCTATAGGTACTACCACAAATGTACCATTAGTATCTACCAAGGGCAAACTAGGGGAAGAAGTAATATGAAGCCCAATCTTCTTCTTGAGTTGTGAAACATGAAAGACAGGGTGAATGCGAGACCCAACTGGCAATTTCAACTTGTAAGCCGCAGCTCCTACCTTCTGAATAACTTCAAATGGTCCATAAAATTTGGCAGAGAGTTTAAAGTTTTTGCGCAAGGCTACTGAAGATTGTCGATAGGGTTGGAGCTTCAAGAATACCCAATCACCTACCTGAAATGATCTATTAGTTCTAGACTGATCTGCAAAAAAATCATTCTAGCATGTGCTTTGGTCAAGTCTTCTCTCAGTAATTGAAGCATATGATCTCTTTCCTGTAGATAATCTTGCACAGAAGCTATTGAAGTGGTGGCATGAACAGGGAAGGCAAAGTGAGGAGGTGTATATCCATATAGATCTTGGAATGGTGTCATTTTAAGGTTGGGGTGATAATTGGTATTAAACCACCATTCAGCAAGTGCTAGCCAATTTGACCAAAGTTTAGGTGCAGTACCTGTCATACACCTTAAGTACTGCTCCAAGCATGCATTGGTTCTCTCAGTATGCCCATCAGTCTGTGGGTGATGTGCAGTACTAAGATTCAATATGGTTCCCAAAGATTTGAATAATTCCTGCCAAAAAGTGCTGATAAATATTTTGTCCCTGTCAGAAACTATTGAGGATGGAAGACCATGTAGCTTGAAAATGTGATGCAAGAATTCCTTAGCTACAGAGCTAGCTGAAAATGGATGGCCAAGTGCAATAAAGTGACTATACTTGGTTAATCTGTCTACAACAACCAGAATGACAGATTTTTGAGAGAGGTAGACCTTCAATAAAATCCATAGAAATATGTTGCTATGCAGTGTTTGGAATGGGTAGAGGTTGGAGAAGACCAGATGGAGCCAAGTGATCAGATTTATTGAATTGGAAGATATCACAGACATCCACAAATTGAATAATATCTTGTTTCAGCTCAGGCCAATAGAAGTAGGCTTTTGCTCTGTTGTAAGTTCCTTGCATGCCAGAGTGTCCACCAACTGCTGAACTGTGCACTGAGTGTATAATGGAGTCCCTTATGTTGTTGGAAGAGCCAATGTAAATTCTGGATTTGTATCTAATGACACCCTCCTGCAATGTATAAGATTTGTGAGTAGGTATAATCAGTAGCTGTTGCAATATTTGCTGAGCTGTAGGGTCCTCTGTGTAACTGCCGAGAACATCTTGAGCTCATTGAGGTTGGATGATGGATATATCCATACAAGCAATAACATTGTGAGGAAATCTGGACAGTGCATCAGCATCCTTATTGTCAAGCCCCTTCTTATATCTGATTTCATAGTCCAAGCCAAGAAGCTTCATAAGCCATTTTTGTTGGAGTACTGAAGTAATCTTCTGCTCCATGAATAACTTCAAGCTTTGATGGTCAGTGTTAATGACAAActtagaatgagataaatagtgTCTCCATTTTTACACTGCCatcacaatggctaatagttcctgcTCATAAGTAGATAATGTTAAGGCTTTAGGACAAAGTGGTTTGCTAAAGAAAGCAATTGGTTTATTGGTCTGCATCAGCACAGCACCCACACCTCTGGAGCATGCATCAGTTTCAAGTACAAATGATAAAGAGAAATTTGATAAAGCAAGAACTGGAGCAGTAGTCATAACATGTTTGAGGTTTAAGAATGCTTCCAAGGCTGCAGGAGACCAACTAAAACAATCCTTTTTAAGCATGTCTGTAAGAGGTTTGATAATAGTCCCATAACCTTTAGTGAATCTCCTGTAATAACCAGTAAGCCCCAAGAACCCTCTTAATTGTTTCAAGTTTGCAGGTTGAGGCCAATTTTGCATAGCAGGTATTTTCTCAGGGTCAGCAGCAACACCTTCAGCAGTATTTAAGTGTCCAGGATATTCCAGTTGTGGTTGAGCAAAACAACATTTACTCATATTGGAAAATAAAGAATGGTCTCTTAAAACTTGTAAAGTTTGAGAAAGATGTATAATGTGATCCTGAAGTGAGGGGCTATAGACAAGAATGTCATcaaaaaacacaagaacaaaCTTTCTAAGATATGGTTGGAAAATTTTGTTCATGAGGGCTTTAAAAGTGGCTGGGGAGTTTGTAAGACCAAAAGGCATGACTTTAAAATCAAAATGACCATGATGATTTTTAAATGCAGTTTTGTATACGTCAGATAAATGCATTCTAATCTGATGATAACCAAACCTCAAATCCAACTTTGTGAAGATAATAAAACCATTCAATTCATATAATAAATCTTAAATGAGTAAAATGGGGAATTTATCCTTAATTTTCATTTCATTCCACTTCATATAATCAACACAGAATCTCCATGAACCATTCTTTTTCTTAACCAATAAAATAGGTGCTGCAAAAGGACTATTACTATATTAATAATTCCTAGAGCTAGCATGTCTTGCACCATTTGTTCAACTACAGCCTTTTGGACATATGGACATCTATAGAGTGGTTGTGCAGATGGAGTAGCATTAGCCTTTAAAGGAATTTTATAGTCTAAATCTCTAGAAGGGGGTAGTGAAGTTGGTTCAGAAAAGACATCAGAAAAGTTATCCAACACAGACACAATAGCAAGAGGAAGTTCAGAAGCAGGAGTGCAAGAAATGGAAAAGAACTGACCAATTATAGTAGGAGTTTTTCTTTTGAGAAACTTCAGGAAGGAGTTACCACTAATCATGCTGCAGTAAGGAGTAGAAGTACTTCCATGTAATGTGATTTGCTGACCTTAATGGAATAAGGAGACTTTTAACTCAGCTAAATTAAATATTATGTCACCAAGTTGTTTCAACCAATCCACCCCAAGAACCATATCACAACCACCAAGCGGAAGGACTCGAAGATCACCCGAGAATTGATGGTCCTGCATAGACCATTTGAACGCAGAACACACACCTTCACCGATTATGGTATCCCCATTGGCAACAGTAACCAACATTTGACTAATAGGTCCTATGTGAAGATGTAATTGCTCTGCTAAGGTCTTATCCACAAAATTGTTAGTACCACTCGTATCAATAAGGACCAAAATCTTGCGCTTATGCAATTTTCCTGGCACACGAATTGTATATAGAGTTATAATACCAGTAAAAGCATGTAAAGAAATCTCCATTGTAGATTCACCAGAATTTGTTGGAGAAGAtgcttcttcttctgaatcatcaACAGTCATGGAGGATTGTTCTTCCTCCGAAGCAACTAGCATAAACAATTGTTGAGTTTTACAGAAATGTCCGGGTTGATAAAATTTATCACAATTATAACAAAGGCCTTGGTCTCTGCGAACATTCATTTGAGCTGGTGTGAGTTTTTTTATAGGAGGAATATTGGTTGATGGTTTTGTAGGTGTAATAGTGACAAATGGTTTAGGAGATGAAAAGGGTGGTTTAGGTGGAGCCGTTAGAGCTGGTAAATTAGGTTTGTATGGAGATGCGGATGGGGTGAATGAACTGGTAGAAGGTTGGAAGGTACGGGTATAAGGTTTAGATGGTTTAAGCTGTGACTCTACTGAAGCTTTTTGAATTCGAGTAAGATAAAAAGCATCAGTGTCACACTTAGGATTTAACATCTGAACTGGATTACGAATTTCATCTTTCAAGCCACTAATGAAGCTCATAGTAAAGTATGCATCATATAACAATTTGTTACTAGCCTTCATAATAGCTTTGAGGGATTCAtatctttcataatattcctctacAGTGGTTGTTTGAGACAACTTATTAAAGCTACCCACATAACTATCAAAAGCAACATCCTCAAATCTCATACAAACATCAAAAGTAAatttctctcaatcaataaaCAATTTACCTTCCTGATAGTATAAGAAACATGAAACAGATTTGCCATCTAAATGTATAGAAGCTAATTCGACTTGTTTAGCTGGATCAATAGAATTTATGTGAAAGTAGCGTTCACATTTCCTCAGCCATCCTCTGGGATTAGATCCATCAAATCGAGGGAAATCAATTTTAGGATAATGATGAAAGTTACTTGTAGATAGATGAAACTCATTGTTACTATTTGATTCACCAAAAGGATTACCACCCTCCGAGTCAGATTGCAGATTTGGGTTTTGAACAGAGTTGGTAGCTGGAATATTAGGAATTAGAGCTCTTAAATACTTCCATAGAGCAGAGAATTGGGTATTGAAACTGTCTGTGAGTGAAATCATCTGAGTTTTAAGGTCAGATAGATCTTTTTCAACAGCTGATAATCGTTCTCCATCAACTTTTTGTTGAAGAGCGACTTCCTTCACTGTAGGTGCTTTAACACTTCCTCCCGTCATGAATCAGGACACATGATCGAACAAActgataccaaatgttatgaTTCAACAAGGTAGAGATGATTAACACATAGCAGTAACCTTCTCTTCCAAAAGGATGAGCCTGAGTTTGAATATTTCTTTCTTACCGATTTAATACAATGATTGGTTTATAAATACAACTCACTCACTAATCCTTACTTACTCCCTTGGCCAATCAGAAAACATCTAATGTCACTTAACTTAATGGTTTATAAGACGCAAATAACCTTGGACAAACTAATAAAATACGAACAATGTCCTCTGGCAGACTAGACTTGTAGCGGCAAGCCCATAATCTAAGGGTTGAACCATTGCAGGTACAAACAGCCTTCAACCGCCGTGGTCTGCAAACTTTCGATCttagagaaaccttcaacaaaccagggaacgttgaacccgtggtctacgcacaaatcacgatggaacttccaaCTTGAGACCACGTCCTCGGAAACGGTATGGacagtcactttgcacatgtcgtcaatcgaagataaagcttcctccacacgcttgaccagcgcaaaccgactagtaacctttttggttatggcgatgtgtccatacatttcccatatcttggtatataacatctcgtatttggctggcacgctgaagCCGTCGATCAACACATGATATGGATAAGGAACTAAGTAGGAATGAGCGAAAACGGCACCCGCAACCGTACCAGCaactggcaagggattcctaactacaatggcgCCAGCGGTCGCTGGAGCACTCTCTGTTACTTGagccgcaacaacatcttcatcttgatcgacctccatttTCGGACCGCTGGGTGCAGCTACCACGGTTGAAGACAAAGTTGTATCTCCACAGTTTTCCGTCTCGGGGCTATCTTCAGAAGCGGGTTCTCCCTGCGATATCGTGGTttagactttttttttaaaaataaaagagagagaaaggaagaagaagaatacgtggaagactcactgattcactttcagactgactagaagaagactcagcgctgctgttggaagaactattttcatcatcactagattccgagCTTTCCTACTTTTCGAGATCTTCTTCACCGCAAAAAGGCTCGGCATTGTCACCCTCTACCGCGAGAGCCACCGTTCTCTGGGGCTGAGCATTGCCACCCTCTGTTGCGAGAGCCGCCattttctgactacgtgcaagCTGGGCAAAGGCGTTCACGCCCTAGTTAAGGAATAAAGAAAGATTTTCAGTAACGAAAAAACTCTACGATCCGACTGAGTGGacaagaaaaagaatacatacccgaacgttggaagaactgaaagtcacaagggccGTTAAATCTGGTCGAAAACCACCTGTGCgatctttcgaccttcgctcATTCTTTTGGAGACTGTTTGTGTCCGTGTTAAGAGATTTCCGTTTGggcgaggaaggatcccttaacaatggatgtcttgctaaagtttcagcagaaggcttaccacaggtattcttcactacgtcattcacgaatccatgaatggcAAAGAAATCGTCCTtccagaatatgttatacttggAAGTTGTTATCGGATTTCGTGCCAagagcaagaagggaagacttatacccgGTGCAAGAGCACTAGCATCAAGAACAGTCGGCAACAAGTTTTCTGGAACGACCGACTGACGAGATAGAGGGACCCCTTGGTAAACTCCCATATGTCGAGCCACCCTATAAATGTTGTAAGAGACTGCctgacaagatcctcgaaagaatgACGGTACATAATCAGGCGCGCAAAttcgcatgaacacaacctcGCCAATGCTCGTATTCTTTTCAGAAAGAAGAAATGTATTCGGAACAGAGGCAAAAGTGTCTATTTGAACTATGGAGCCATGCACCGGAACCCATGGACAAAAGTTGATTGTGTAGGAGTTGTCAAGGAAGTCAACCAGGTTCGAGCCAGATCTTGGGTGCCtgttcacccagcgaagtatcctagaaccacccctatactcgggaagtaaagccagcggtttgggagcgcacttctcgaaatgctcccacaaccacgcttgaagaaaatcaacatggacgtacgagtccactttcatgtaaccgtttgaagcacgcatgtccgcaaccagatgatccaaatgtatGTACAGATAAGCGAGAAACAAGCCTCCAATGGGGATAACAACACCTTTCGCTAATCTGATGGCAAACTTAATGAGATcctgtcttatttccttcttaccagATCCATTGTCaaaaatgtccctggataaccaaagaaccaagaatgccgcgacatgaagcgtactattcttttgatctagctccgactcatctgggaaccattgagacacccaccagctgtagaaacacctcgtctcgttttccttcCGAAAAAAACCTTTTGACTTCGCAAAGAGAACAGcgtgcatttgttcttcatcttcatacaagGTGATATCAATATttcctgttatgggaaggttcagcaagacaacCACGCTTTCCAAAAagacagtcatttcaccccacctgcatatgtctTTGTGAGTGTCTGGATACCATCGAGATACGAAAGCAACTAAGCTCGGGATCTCTTTCCTGATTTGAAACGCCGCAGAAGCTGTGACAGCGCCAAGGATTTacgctttgatcaaatttgcttttacgcagttgtttgagggtgaaaacgatttctgctgattttggtaatttcgggtgtgtgggtgagaaacgagtttaaaccctaaacaatgtactgcaagggagtactttagattcgagagataaatctgtacaaatccggcctaaaccaagaaatggccgttccatacttgcttcggtcacaaaatgaaggagaagggttggttttggggagggaagcgaagagagtgttgagaccagaatagttgattctggaagagtagttgtttcacgacttgtatcagaaagtgggaagctaacagatggaaagctatcaAATATTTTCTgtgtgttgtatcctcctgacctgaactttttattcggtggaaataggtaagacctatttatacaagtcaaagtgaaacgtactctggtctcgtaataaatggaaaacggatgagtaaatgggaggaggtggtaaccggtaacgcctggaattgatgttccataaaataaatcgtttcaccattactccctgtatttactaaccgcctcatccttatgacactgtcttataacgggcgtagtatacgccgcacgctgtaaaccgccaaaccaatacccaatgagcatcccccagtttgtgacatgtgttgatctGGTTTCTGAACTTTTTAATCCATTTGTGCTCACACTTCTACAAATAGTATTAATTTGACATTTTATATATCGGGCCGTGAGTTATAATCCTAAAAGTGTCACTATCCATAAAAACCACTATTACACTCCCATTGCCTAacgaaaaacatgtagcatgttaatGTTcggaaagttgatcttgggagactttccggctcggtggtgaccttcgacggtcgagattttgcatcttgagaggaaggatagccgttgattattgcaacccttcgtttggtagccagtggcatggaagcatggccggtacggctttaatatggcctagtttaggcgcaaccaaaagttagggttttggctttgtttgggcgcggccaaactaAGGCTTGGCGTCGGGagaaaggtttccatgcgttagctggtaaccttggacagctagtatctgcatcttagatggaa includes the following:
- the LOC113290936 gene encoding uncharacterized protein LOC113290936 → MTGGSVKAPTVKEVALQQKVDGERLSAVEKDLSDLKTQMISLTDSFNTQFSALWKYLRALIPNIPATNSVQNPNLQSDSEGGNPFGESNSNNEFHLSTSNFHHYPKIDFPRFDGSNPRGWLRKCERYFHINSIDPAKQVELASIHLDGKSVSCFLYYQEEEYYERYESLKAIMKASNKLLYDAYFTMSFISGLKDEIRNPVQMLNPKCDTDAFYLTRIQKASVESQLKPSKPYTRTFQPSTSSFTPSASPYKPNLPALTAPPKPPFSSPKPFVTITPTKPSTNIPPIKKLTPAQMNVRRDQGLCYNCDKFYQPGHFCKTQQLFMLVASEEEQSSMTVDDSEEEASSPTNSGESTMEISLHAFTGIITLYTIRVPGKLHKRKILVLIDTSGTNNFVDKTLAEQLHLHIGPISQMLVTVANGDTIIGEGVCSAFKWSMQDHQFSGDLRVLPLGGCDMVLGVDWLKQLGQQITLHGSTSTPYCSMISGNSFLKFLKRKTPTIIGQFFSISCTPASELPLAIVSVLDNFSDVFSEPTSLPPSRDLDYKIPLKANATPSAQPLYRCPYVQKAVVEQMVQDMLALGIINILDLRFGYHQIRMHLSDVYKTAFKNHHGHFDFKVMPFGLTNSPATFKALMNKIFQPYLRKFVLVFFDDILVYSPSLQDHIIHLSQTLQVLRDHSLFSNMSKCCFAQPQLEYPGHLNTAEGVAADPEKIPAMQNWPQPANLKQLRGFLGLTGYYRRFTKGYGTIIKPLTDMLKKDCFSWSPAALEAFLNLKHVMTTAPVLALSNFSLSFVLETDACSRGVGAVLMQTNKPIAFFSKPLCPKALTLSTYEQELLAIVMAV